In Papaver somniferum cultivar HN1 chromosome 1, ASM357369v1, whole genome shotgun sequence, a genomic segment contains:
- the LOC113324021 gene encoding probable leucine-rich repeat receptor-like protein kinase At5g63930 — protein sequence MNLQELYLAGAGLVKLPEWLSSTSLFTLDVSSNRLVGKLPVWMAKMRNLHTLNVSNNGFHSDIPIEFENLARGLGVLDLHRNNFTGGLSTIFAVSGRFRYTFIDLSYNMFVGRIDNNIGNLESMAVLQTLVLSNNRLGGAMPKSLGKLSFLETLKLDNNEFTGTIPAELSSITFITSIVLSHNKLTGSIPSRVMNLLDIVEFDVSYNKLTGKIPPHKKPFPASSFVGNSGLCDSPLAPCKTA from the coding sequence atgaaTCTTCAGGAACTATATTTAGCTGGAGCAGGATTAGTTAAACTCCCGGAGTGGTTATCTTCAACAAGTTTGTTTACTCTTGATGTGTCGAGTAACAGGTTGGTCGGTAAGTTGCCAGTATGGATGGCAAAAATGAGAAACTTACATACCCTCAATGTATCTAACAACGGTTTCCATTCAGATATACCAATTGAGTTCGAGAACCTTGCTCGAGGTTTAGGGGTACTTGATCTTCATCGGAACAACTTCACAGGGGGGTTAAGCACGATTTTCGCTGTCTCGGGTCGGTTTCGTTATACTTTTATTGATCTTTCTTACAATATGTTTGTGGGTCGTATTGATAACAATATAGGAAACCTAGAGAGTATGGCTGTTCTTCAGACATTAGTACTATCTAATAATCGTTTAGGAGGAGCTATGCCGAAATCTCTTGGGAAATTGAGTTTTCTTGAGACTCTAAAGCTAGATAATAACGAGTTTACGGGGACGATACCAGCTGAGCTAAGCAGTATCACATTTATAACATCGATTGTGCTATCGCATAATAAACTTACTGGTAGTATACCTTCTAGAGTAATGAACTTGCTGGATATCGTAGAGTTTGATGTGTCCTACAACAAGTTGACAGGAAAAATTCCTCCTCATAAGAAACCATTTCCTGCTTCTTCTTTCGTGGGCAACTCTGGCCTCTGTGACTCCCCACTTGCTCCTTGTAAAACTGCTTAG